From a single Pseudalkalibacillus hwajinpoensis genomic region:
- a CDS encoding M4 family metallopeptidase produces the protein MKKGIAVILATGLAFGSALPAGASTNDLNPEQKQALKKMEIVKQNWEDERKVPSFLSGKLSEKSVKTEKAVKSYLKSNESLFKIKTKDLKLVNEMTDELGMKHYEYVQTVKGVEIEGARFIVHTDENGEVVAVNGDLHPDAEKNFKGSSKVSVKKEVAIKKAWNHIDVKPQNVVSDEQSFMKKSDVSDMVEKSEKVVYEKDNEYYLTYKVQLQFIDPYPANWQIYVDARDGSIVDAYNAVTEGATTGYGYGVLGDYKSLNTYYSNGTHYLYDVTKPMNGVIETRTANYGSSLPGYYSVDSNNAFTATSQGADVDAHYYAGTVYDYYKNTHNRNSFDNNGATIRSTVHYGSSYNNAFWNGSQMVYGDGDGSTFDPLSGAQDVVAHEITHAVTERTAGLQYQNQSGALNESMSDVFGYFVEPGDFLLGEDVYTPNRSGDALRSLSNPDAYGQPSHMDDYYYTSSDNGGVHTNSGIPNKAAYLTIQSIGKAKAEKIYYRALSIYLTPTSNFSTARAALLQATSDLYGTGTTYNAVASAWNQVGVN, from the coding sequence ATGAAAAAGGGAATTGCCGTTATACTTGCTACAGGTCTTGCATTTGGTTCAGCACTTCCAGCTGGTGCTTCGACGAATGATTTGAATCCTGAACAAAAGCAGGCACTCAAAAAGATGGAAATCGTGAAGCAAAACTGGGAAGACGAGCGTAAAGTACCTTCGTTCCTTTCCGGAAAACTATCAGAAAAAAGCGTTAAAACTGAAAAGGCGGTTAAGTCATATTTAAAGTCGAATGAAAGTCTATTTAAAATAAAAACCAAAGATTTAAAGCTAGTAAATGAAATGACAGATGAGCTAGGAATGAAGCATTATGAATATGTTCAGACTGTAAAAGGCGTAGAAATTGAAGGAGCGCGGTTCATCGTACATACGGATGAAAATGGAGAAGTTGTAGCAGTAAACGGTGATCTGCACCCGGATGCAGAAAAGAATTTTAAAGGAAGTTCGAAAGTATCCGTTAAAAAAGAGGTAGCAATTAAGAAAGCCTGGAATCATATCGATGTAAAGCCACAAAACGTTGTAAGTGATGAGCAAAGCTTTATGAAGAAATCTGATGTCTCTGACATGGTAGAAAAAAGCGAGAAAGTAGTATATGAAAAAGATAATGAATACTATTTAACTTATAAAGTACAGCTTCAATTCATTGATCCATACCCTGCGAATTGGCAGATTTATGTTGATGCTCGTGATGGCTCAATTGTCGATGCATATAATGCCGTTACTGAAGGAGCAACGACAGGTTACGGGTATGGTGTACTTGGCGATTATAAATCTCTAAATACGTACTATTCTAATGGCACACACTACTTATACGATGTTACCAAGCCAATGAATGGTGTCATTGAAACAAGAACAGCAAATTACGGTTCCTCCCTACCTGGATACTATTCAGTAGATAGTAACAATGCTTTCACTGCAACCTCTCAAGGTGCAGATGTGGATGCTCATTATTATGCTGGTACAGTTTATGACTATTACAAAAATACGCATAACCGAAATAGCTTTGATAACAACGGCGCAACCATTCGATCAACGGTGCACTATGGATCAAGTTACAATAATGCATTCTGGAATGGCTCACAAATGGTCTATGGAGATGGTGATGGTTCAACATTCGATCCATTGTCTGGTGCACAAGACGTTGTTGCCCATGAGATTACTCATGCAGTAACTGAAAGAACTGCAGGGCTTCAATATCAAAATCAATCTGGTGCATTGAACGAATCTATGTCAGATGTATTCGGCTACTTTGTGGAACCAGGGGACTTCCTTCTTGGAGAAGATGTCTACACGCCTAACAGGTCAGGAGATGCATTAAGAAGTCTATCGAATCCTGATGCTTATGGACAGCCATCGCATATGGATGACTATTATTACACGTCATCTGACAATGGTGGTGTTCATACAAATAGTGGAATCCCAAATAAAGCTGCTTATCTGACAATCCAAAGCATCGGGAAAGCAAAAGCTGAGAAAATTTACTATCGTGCATTAAGTATCTATTTAACACCTACAAGTAACTTTAGTACGGCAAGGGCAGCACTATTGCAAGCTACATCTGATCTTTATGGCACTGGGACAACTTACAATGCAGTTGCAAGTGCATGGAACCAGGTGGGAGTAAATTAA